In Camelina sativa cultivar DH55 chromosome 17, Cs, whole genome shotgun sequence, the genomic stretch GGACAAGATGGTTTCAAGGATGTGTATGTGCTCCCTAGCTTTCAAATGTGGAAGCCATCTAGGCGGCCTAGTGGTGATTGAAACGaccaaccttttttttaaaaaaaaaataataataataataaatataatataataaataaaactacaactagtggtcccatatccactagccatctaaccacattcacaatcatcAGCAGAAATAACAACACCaattaaatatccaataatactccaacaataaccaataaccatagCATCAACAATagtcaaataccaaacaacaagaaacaaggaaccagcaacctagcaatgtttctaatgactccactctagcaacctaacaatgccagccaacatccaatcgagtccctagaacatcctcctcttcattgcctttgattccacgatcacactttgcctttacctgcacaccacaaacaacaattgagatgcgtaagtattatcacaaatacttagtgaggcaattctcccaactactgggctatacacacaagcaataagatctctacaagCCACAATCgacaatcaaataaacaaaccaggcaatatacaaagcaCACAACAATCCATtgtagctgaaagaagggtgtcgatcgacactgacaatctggtgtcgaccgacaccatactggtgtcgaccgacacctccacatggcatcgatcgacactcaccaaagtctcgagccgtcctcgcgttggtgtcgaccgacaccccaactggtgtcgaccgacactgttGCCAAGCAGCAATTTCTTTCGATCAGAAACtctgaatctcgcctccaatcttctccaatccgNaaatataatataataaataaaactacaactagtggtcccatatccactagccatctaaccacattcacaatcatcAGCAGAAATAACAACACCaattaaatatccaataatactccaacaataaccaataaccatagCATCAACAATagtcaaataccaaacaacaagaaacaaggaaccagcaacctagcaatgtttctaatgactccactctagcaacctaacaatgccagccaacatccaatcgagtccctagaacatcctcctcttcattgcctttgattccacgatcacactttgcctttacctgcacaccacaaacaacaattgagatgcgtaagtattatcacaaatacttagtgaggcaattctcccaactactgggctatacacacaagcaataagatctctacaagCCACAATCgacaatcaaataaacaaaccaggcaatatacaaagcaCACAACAATCCATtgtagctgaaagaagggtgtcgatcgacactgacaatctggtgtcgaccgacaccatactggtgtcgaccgacacctccacatggcatcgatcgacactcaccaaagtctcgagccgtcctcgcgttggtgtcgaccgacaccccaactggtgtcgaccgacactgttGCCAAGCAGCAATTTCTTTCGATCAGAAACtctgaatctcgcctccaatcttctccaatccgctccttgcactcccagaagccaaacccagccaaaacagtgacgaaataccatagagaactcaaagaaacaaccacataagcaccaaatcacataaaatctagagatcttagcttagataagccatggtcatgcactcacctctctccaggaagattctgaccagtAGGAACGAAATCctccctcctagcaagcttctaactttttcctagctccaaatctctcaagaacagcaaggaatctcccACACTTTTcccaaaaagctcaagaacactctctctttgtttttctctcaaaaacggcgaatacAGACAAAAAACACGACCTTGGGTCGTTTTCCCTCTTTTacactcgatttagggattctctaaaccaaccacgcaaaccggataATTAAAAACGAACCGATCAAACTggccacaactggtgtcgatcgatgcctcacgagaaggtgtcgatcgacacccttaccaaaataccaaaaattggtttgcgggtgttacagtGATTTGGGAATAACCGGAGTAAAAAAGCTTATCTCATCTGGCGATAGCATTGCTGTTACAATATCAGGAGACGTTTTGTTGGTCTATACCAGGGCTTACGAGCCTGTCTGGATCTTCCGCGTCTTCAAGAGTTATCCTAAGGGGCTAGACCGGATCTCCACCCTTGTTGAGGTTGAATCTCTAGGTGATGAGGCCCTGTCTTTCGATTTGGGTATCACCGTGCCTGCTGATCTTACCCTTGGTATTAAGCCAAACTCCATCTATTTCACCCGTAATGACCGTTTCGGTCACCCGTCTTGTAATATTCCATGCCTCGACATATGTGTGTACAATATTGCAACAAGGACCATCAAACGCTTCTTCAGTGGCTCCACCTTAAAACTCAAGGATGCGCAGTGGCTTCTCCCCTCAGCTTGATTTGGTGTTTTCAAGAGTTTCTCTTGCGCGATCATTTTCCTGTGTTCATCTTAAACTATTTATAGgctaattttttcttcaattcttttactttttttttttttactaatataagGATTATTGGTCGCACCTCAAAATCATGTTTCCATGCACGCCGGCAG encodes the following:
- the LOC104759564 gene encoding F-box protein At5g25290-like, which translates into the protein MGISIIAIFQYGTGSMFPGSIEAYKMWCSKVTCLYYLSHRCYIRELDLSGQDGFKDVDLGITGVKKLISSGDSIAVTISGDVLLVYTRAYEPVWIFRVFKSYPKGLDRISTLVEVESLGDEALSFDLGITVPADLTLGIKPNSIYFTRNDRFGHPSCNIPCLDICVYNIATRTIKRFFSGSTLKLKDAQWLLPSA